In the genome of Xanthomonas hortorum pv. pelargonii, the window GGTGAGCCATTCGGCGATGCCAGGGCGAGCGGTGCTGCGGGCAATCGCCGGACCCATGTCGGTCCCTGACACGGCTGCACCGAAGACATAGCCTTGAGTGAAATTCCAGGCGATATGCACGCCGATCGACATCCAGACCCGGCCGGTCAAGGCGTAGAACGCGCCCAGCAGGATGCCGGCCTCCAGCGCGATGCAGATCGCAGCAAAGACCGTGGCGTGCGGGTTGGCGATATGGCCGAAGCCGAACAGCGCAGCAGACGCGGCGAAGGCGATCCAGGGGCCGAACGCGCGCCAGATCAGGCGCAGGAAAATCGCGCGAAACAGCAACTCTTCGATCACGCCTGCCTGCAAGGCCTTGCGGACTGCCGTCCATGCCGGCGCCATGCCCAGTGCCTGGATGTCGTACAGCCCGAACACCGCCATGATGCCCATGACCGTGGCGAACATGGCCGCACCGATCAGCAGGCCGATGATCAGCTGGGGCAGCATCGGTCGCACGGCGAGCTCGCTGGCGCGCCGCCCTTCGGCCAGGCGCACTGCAAGCACATAGACACCCAGCCCGACCGCGATACCGACAAGGCTGGCGAGCAGTTGCAGGGGGCCGGAGTCCTTGGGGAACAGACCGCCGACAAACCTGCCGGCCATGGGCGCCAATGTGGCAACCACGACAAGCAATACCACTGCCCAGCCGATCGCGCGGAGCCAACGCAGGCGCCCGGGGTGCAGAAACTTGCGATCACCCAGTTCGATCTGGTGCGTCGTGGGTCCGTTCCCGGTGAAGGAACGTCCGGCAACCGGTTGCAGTGGTGCGTGCATGTACGACTCCATGTGGTGTGGTTGCTAGAGAGTGGGTGGGCGGGGCAGGGCGGCGGCTGCCGTGGCAATGCGTGCCGAAAACGGGCGTTGATGCAAGGCGGCGATCGCTTCGCCGAGGATGCTGGAGAGCGGAACCGACAGCTCTGCATCGAGCTGCGCGGCTGCGGCATTTGTCGCGGCCCATTGCCGTTGCAATGCGGGGATCATCTTCCTGGCCTTGGGTGTCAGCACCACGATGCGTTCGCGCGCGTCGGCGCCCGGTTTCAGGTGGGTGAGACGCTGCTTGGTCATCTGGGCCACGGTCTGACTTGCGGCCGAGTGACTGATGCCGATCTCCTGTGCAAGCACCTTGATGGGTGCAGGGCCCACACGGAGAAGTGCCCGCAACACGGGGGTGTAGCGTGACCGCCAGGTCAGCCCTGCGGCCGCGTAAACCTCTTCCAGCTCACCATCGAGTTGCTCGATGAGATGCCGGACAAGGGTGCCTAGCGTTGGCGTGGGTGTGCGCATTGGCAAAATGTATAAGCGCTGTCGTATTTCCGCCATGTGCCAGAAGTGGGGGGGTGGGGCGCGCTGCAGAGCCCTCCCGCACGCATGCGCGCAAGCGCCGCACCATGGCCTGCGCATCGGTGACCATGTCGTAGTTGTGGTGGTAACGCCGTTGCTCGTACTCGCCCACAGACAGATGGACCTGCGCGGGCAGATCCTCACGGTTGACTGCAGATGCCGCTTCCAACCTCGTCATCGTGCAATACGACGCGCTGCCGATGCGGCAGGCGCTCTGTAGAATGCAGTTGCCAGCGGGCGTCGCCGCCGCCATCGCGTCGCGGCAATCCTTGTCCGTCTGGAGTCTTGCATGCGTGCTTCTTCTGCGTTGTCGCCGATGGGTCGGCTGTTTGCCGTGGCTGCATTTTTAGAGGGGCTGACCTGGGCCGGGTTGCTGCTGGGCATGTTGCTCAAGTACGGCACCCACACCACCGAGGTTGTGGTGTGGCTGTTCGGGCGCCTGCATGGCGCCGCGTTCCTGTTCTATGTAGCGGTCAGCGTACTTGCCGCGTTGCGTTTGCGCTGGCCTTGGTGGGCTTGGGCGCTGAGCTTGTTGGCCGCGTTGCCGCCGTTGGTGACGGTGCCGTTGGAGATGTGGTTCCGGCGTATCGGCTTGTTGGGTCAACGCACACGCCGCGGTGGCTGAGCGCATCAAGGCAAACTAGGCACTGCGGAGAATGCCCTGTGAGGTATGCGGCATGTCGCTGCGCAACGCCCCCGATGTCACGCCAGACCATGGACTCCGCAAACGGCCTTTGCCACCATAGGCCGACCAAGGAAGAAGCGGAGTGCAGCAATGCGTTATTGGACGATGGTGGCGACTGCCGTGCTGGCAGGCCTGATGGCGGTGCCGTTGCACGCGCAAACCCCACAGGAACCGCTGGATCTGACGCCGTATCTCAGGAACGACCAGTTCGAGCGCATCAAGATTTCGCCCTCGGGCGCGTATTACGCCATCACCATGCCGTTGGAAGATCGCACCGTGTTGGGTGTGGTGCGGCGCGAAGACAAGGTGGCCACGGCCAAGGTGACCGGCGGCGCCAATAGCGTGGTGGATGATTTCTGGTGGGCCAACGACGACCGCATTGTGGTGTCGATGGCGCAGCGGCTGGGCTCGCGCGATGAACCGATGGCCATCGGCCAATTGCATGCGATCGATGCAGATGGCAAGAACGGGCGGCTCTTGGCCAGCCCCTACGGCACCAACGATGAGATCAACGGTGCGCAGTTGAAGATGGAGTTGGATCCGGGCACCTTCATGCTGGACACCTTGCCGGGCGATCCACGCAATATCCTGGTGTCGTCGATTCCGTTCGTCGGCGACCCGAACATCCGCATCGACAAGCTGGACATCTACACGCGCCGGCGCAGCACGGTGGCCACTTCACCGGTGCGCCGCGCCAGCTTTGTCACCGACCGGCAGGGGCGTATCCGGTTTGCGCACGGGGCGGATGTGGAGAACGCCAGCAAGCTGTATTACCGCGACAACGACCAAGCGCCGTGGAAGTTGATCAACGACTCGGCCACCAGCCAGCATCGCGAATTTCCGCTTGGCTTTTCTGCCGATGGCACGCAGGCCTATCTGGAAGTGGAGCAGGCCACCGGCACCGACGTGGTGGTGGCGTGGGACCCGGCCACCGGCAAGTCGACGCCGCTGTTGCACGACGACACCGTCGACCCCTACCGGATTTTGCAGGATCTGGACGGCACCACGCCGATCGGTGTGAGCTACATGAGCGATCGGGTGCGCAACCGCTTCTTCGATGAGAAAGCGCCGACTGCGCGGTTGTACCGCAGTCTGGAAAAAGCCTTCGGCGACAACGCGGTGTACATCACCTCGGCCACCAGCGATGGCCGCTTCGTGCTCGCCTATGTGTGGAGCGATCGCAATAACGGCGACTACTATCTGTTCGATACGGCGAGCAAGCGTGCGGACCGTGTGTTCAGCCGCCGCGAATGGTTTCCGCCCGATGGCGTGCCGGCCAGCAAACAGGTGAGTTTCAAGGCGCGCGATGGCCTGCAGCTGCATGGCTATCTGACCCAGCCGTTGAACGCCGAGCCCGGCAAGCCGTTGCCGCTGATCGTGATGCCGCACGGTGGGCCGTTCGGTATCTTCGACAAGTGGGCGTTCGATGACGAGACCCAGCTGCTGGCTGCGGCCGGCTATGCGGTGCTGCGCGTCAACTATCGCGGTTCGGCCAATTACGGGCGTGCGTTCACGCAGGCCGGCGCCAAGGAATGGGGCGGGCGCATGCAGGACGACCTCACCGACGCCACGCATTGGGCGATCACGCAGGGCGTGGCCGATGCATCGCGCATCTGCATGTACGGCGCCAGCTATGGCGGCTATGCGGCGTTGATGGGCGTGGCCAGGGAGCCAGGCTTGTACCGTTGCGCTGCCGGCTACGTCGGCGTGTACGACCTGGACATCCTGGCACGCGACAACGCCAGTCGCGCGCGCTGGGCCAAGAACTGGACCGGCGATTGGCTGGGCGCACGCGAGACCTTGGCGGCACGCTCGCCGGTGACCCTGGCGCGCCAGATCAAGGTGCCGGTGTTTCTGGCTGCAGGCGGCAAGGACGAGCGCGCGCCGGTGGCGCATACCGAACGCATGGAGCGCGCATTGAAAGTGGCCGGTGTGCCGGTGGAGTCCCTGTATTTTCCCAACGAAGGCCATGGCTTCTATACCGAAGCGCATCGGCGGGAGTACTACACGCGCTTGCTGGCGTTCTTGAACAAGCAATTGGGCGGCCGCACTGCGAAGTAAGGGCTTGGTGGTTGCATCCGGTTTTGTCCGGATGCAACGTGTGGCCGAGCAGCGTAGTGGTGGTGTGGTGGTGCGGGATGTTCATGCGCCGGACAACGCTGTGCCTGGTTGGCAATGTCGCTTGATATGCCTTGCATATTTATCGGTAATGCATCGCGGCCAGGGCCGCTCCTACACGACAGGGTGCCTGCGTCAGCGTGCGCAGGTCGCCAGCGCTTGGTGCGGCGCCGGCGACCGTGCTGCCTGTGCGCCTGTCAGTTCTTGGGCATCGGCTTCATCTGATACTCCGCCGGCGGCGTGGCGCCGAGCAGATATTGCACGAAATAATCCCAGCGGCGGCGTGTGACATACGGTGTGAGATCGCCGTAGCCATGTTTGGCGTTGGGCAGCATCAGCATGTCGAAGTTCTTGTTGGCCTTGATCAGCGCATCGGCCACCAGCAAGGTGAGATACGGCGGCACGTTGTCGTCCAGGGTGCCATGCACCAGCATCAGCCGGCCCTTGAGATTGGCGGCGCGGCCGGCGTTGGCCTGGTCGTCGTAGTTGGACGTGCCATCCTTGTTGACGATGTGTTCGCCGTGATATTTCTCGGCCCAGTCGTCTTCGTAGCCGCGGTTGTCATGGTTGCCGCTTTCCGACCAGGCCACCTTGAACAGATCGGGATAGCGCAGCATCGCGGCGGTGGAGGCGTTGCCGCCGCCGGAGTGGCCCCAGATGCCGATGCGGCTGGTATCGAACCAGGTATAGCGCTGGCCGAGTTCTTTGATCGCGGCCACTTGGTCGGGCAAGGTGTTGTCGCCCATGTTGGCGTACCAGGTGTCGTGGAAGGTCTTGCTACGCCACGGCGTGCCCATGCCGTCGATGGCGATCACGATGAAGCCCAGCTCGGCCAACGATTGATTGTCGCCGTGGCCGGCAAGGAAGCTGCGGCCACGTACCGATCCGGTCTGCGGGCCGGGATAGATGTAATCGATCACCGGGTATTTGCGCGCCGGGTCGAAGTTGCTGGGCTTGAACATCAGCCCGTACAACGTGGTCTTGCCATCGCGCGCCTTGACCGTGATCGGTTCCGGCGGTACCCAGCCGGCGGCCTTGAGGCGGGTGATGTCGGCAGTGGCAATCGTGCTGACGGTGCGTCCATCCCCGGCATCGCGCAACAGCGTGACCGGCGGGGTGACTGAGGTGGAATAGGTATCGACAAAGCGTGCGCCATCGGGCGAGAGCGCAATGTGGTGATCGGCCACTTCGGGTGTGAGCAGCACCGGCTCACCACCGTCCAGGCTCACCTTCCACAGCTGCTGGTAGTACGGGTCCACGCCGGGCGTGCGGCCCACACCGACGAACCACGCGGTGCGCGTCACCGGATCCACGCGCAACAACTCGGTGACGTTGCCTTCGCCGGTGGTGATCGCGCGCTTGGGTTTACCGGTGCCCAGATCGTAGAGATACAGCTGTCCCCAATCGCTGCGCTCGGAGAACCACACTGCTTCATTGCTGCCGGGTAGATACGCCCAGTTGGCGGCGACCTGGCCGCTTTCGTAATAGGTCTTGGCGGTTTCGTCGAAGGCGGTGCGCACCTCGCCAGTGGCGACATCGGCGATGCGCAACCAGGTCTGCTTATGGAAGCGCGACGTGGACGCGAAGGCCAGCGTCTTGCCGTCCGGCGCCCACTTCACATCGTCCCACAGGCCCGGCGAGCAGCTCACGTCGTCGCACAGGGTGGAGCGGTGCTGGTCCGGCGGCAGTTTCAGCCGCAGCACGCTGCGCGTGGGCACATCGATGACCACGCGCTCGATCATGGTCACGTCCTTGTCGCCGGCCAGCGGGTATTTCCACGCCTGCAGTTCCGGATGCCCGAGCTTGGTGCTGACCAGATACATGTCGCCGGTCTTGCGCTGGTCCTGCTGGAAGGTGGCGATCTTGCGCGAGTCCGGCGACCAGGCAACGATGGCGTTGTCGCTGTGCTGCCAGCCGGCGTTGTCGGTGGCGTAGCCGAAATTCTCCACGCCATCGCGGGTGAGCTGGGTTTCCTGGCCGCTGGCCAGATCGCGTACCCACAGGTTCCAGTTGCGGATGAAGGCTTCGCTGCGCTTGTCCGGCGACGGCACGCCCGGCTCTGCCTTGTCCTTCGCATAGAGCTTGCTGCAGCGCGCACGCGTGTCGCAGACCACGGCGGTATCGCGGACGTTGAGGCGGTAGCGGCCATCGGCGGTGCGCTTGACCACCGGTGCGAACGTGTCGGCCTTGAGCGGTTTGTCGCCGGTCTTCAGCAGCGTATTGAGCGAGCCGACCAGCGCGGACTGCTTGAACAGCGGCGCGGTCTTGCCGGTGGCGGTATCCAGCTGCAGCAGCCGGTTGCCGGTGGCATCGTGATCGACATAGACCACATGGGTGGCGTCCAGCCAGTCGATGCGCGTGGCTTGGTGATCGACCAACGGTTGCGCCAGATAGCTGGTGAGGCGCTCGGCGCGGGCGTAGTCGGCCTCGGTCACGCTGGGGACCTGTGCGCTGGCCAGCGCAGGCAGCGCGGCGATCGCCAGGGCGGTGAGCAGGTGGCGCATCGGCAACGGTGTGAGCATGTGGACCTCGTCGGAAGGGGCGCGCGTCGATGCGGTCGACGCAGCCCCCTGATGCTACCTGGGCCGGCGGTGCGTGTGCCTCTGCCATAGGTCGTGCCATGGCCGTAGACCAAGCCGTTGCGACAGGCGCAACGCGCGCCGACATGCAGGGCGTGCCGCGCGCGAGGGCGTGTGGCTACTTGCCCATGCAGCGTTTCCAACGCTCGTTCACCCGCTGCGCGAACCAGGCGGTGGTGAGCGTGCGGGTGATCTTCGGGCTTTCCAGGGTGATACCCGGCAATACGGCGCGCGGCAACGGTTTGCCGGCGCTGCGCTCGGCCAGCGCGAACACCTGGCGATACAGATCGGTGTCCTCGAAATCGGCCGTATCGCCGGCTTCCAGCGCACGGCGGAGTTGCCGGTCGCTCATCGCCAGCTGGCTGCCCAGGGCGCGTGCGGCGCGTTCGGTGCCGCCCGGTGCCTCCAGGCTGGCGCCGGGTGTGAGCAGGTCGCCGTCCAGCGCGAGCGCGATGCCGCTGGCCTTGCTCAGCGCGGCCTGGAAGGCGGCATTGCGGCTGGCGTACCAACCGGCGTTGAAGTCGGCGAAGCGATACAGCAGTGCATCGTAATTGGCCGGATACCCGAGCAGATGTCTGGTGCCGAACCACAGCCCGCCGCGACGGCTGAAGACTTCATGGCGCATCGAGTCGCCCGGTGGATACGGGTAGCGCTCGGCATGCTGCTCGGCAAACGCGATGCTCACCTGCATCGGCCCGGCGGTGTGCACCGGATTGAGCCCGTCGAACAGGCGCGCGCCCAACGGCAC includes:
- a CDS encoding MarR family winged helix-turn-helix transcriptional regulator yields the protein MRTPTPTLGTLVRHLIEQLDGELEEVYAAAGLTWRSRYTPVLRALLRVGPAPIKVLAQEIGISHSAASQTVAQMTKQRLTHLKPGADARERIVVLTPKARKMIPALQRQWAATNAAAAQLDAELSVPLSSILGEAIAALHQRPFSARIATAAAALPRPPTL
- a CDS encoding CPBP family glutamic-type intramembrane protease; this encodes MESYMHAPLQPVAGRSFTGNGPTTHQIELGDRKFLHPGRLRWLRAIGWAVVLLVVVATLAPMAGRFVGGLFPKDSGPLQLLASLVGIAVGLGVYVLAVRLAEGRRASELAVRPMLPQLIIGLLIGAAMFATVMGIMAVFGLYDIQALGMAPAWTAVRKALQAGVIEELLFRAIFLRLIWRAFGPWIAFAASAALFGFGHIANPHATVFAAICIALEAGILLGAFYALTGRVWMSIGVHIAWNFTQGYVFGAAVSGTDMGPAIARSTARPGIAEWLTGGPFGPEASLPGVLVCLAVGVTVLWMAWRTGKLAKQP
- a CDS encoding DUF1615 domain-containing protein; the protein is MTSCLPRLLTLLAVALLAACATQAPRAPQRSPDAVKADIARRLPATLTDRAGWANDVYVALSSQALDTSPEHICAVLAVTEQESTYQANPVVPNLGKISRAEIDRRASAHHIPGFMVDAALRIDSPDGHSYATRIASARTEQELSKIFEDFTGSVPLGARLFDGLNPVHTAGPMQVSIAFAEQHAERYPYPPGDSMRHEVFSRRGGLWFGTRHLLGYPANYDALLYRFADFNAGWYASRNAAFQAALSKASGIALALDGDLLTPGASLEAPGGTERAARALGSQLAMSDRQLRRALEAGDTADFEDTDLYRQVFALAERSAGKPLPRAVLPGITLESPKITRTLTTAWFAQRVNERWKRCMGK
- a CDS encoding alpha/beta hydrolase family protein, with protein sequence MRYWTMVATAVLAGLMAVPLHAQTPQEPLDLTPYLRNDQFERIKISPSGAYYAITMPLEDRTVLGVVRREDKVATAKVTGGANSVVDDFWWANDDRIVVSMAQRLGSRDEPMAIGQLHAIDADGKNGRLLASPYGTNDEINGAQLKMELDPGTFMLDTLPGDPRNILVSSIPFVGDPNIRIDKLDIYTRRRSTVATSPVRRASFVTDRQGRIRFAHGADVENASKLYYRDNDQAPWKLINDSATSQHREFPLGFSADGTQAYLEVEQATGTDVVVAWDPATGKSTPLLHDDTVDPYRILQDLDGTTPIGVSYMSDRVRNRFFDEKAPTARLYRSLEKAFGDNAVYITSATSDGRFVLAYVWSDRNNGDYYLFDTASKRADRVFSRREWFPPDGVPASKQVSFKARDGLQLHGYLTQPLNAEPGKPLPLIVMPHGGPFGIFDKWAFDDETQLLAAAGYAVLRVNYRGSANYGRAFTQAGAKEWGGRMQDDLTDATHWAITQGVADASRICMYGASYGGYAALMGVAREPGLYRCAAGYVGVYDLDILARDNASRARWAKNWTGDWLGARETLAARSPVTLARQIKVPVFLAAGGKDERAPVAHTERMERALKVAGVPVESLYFPNEGHGFYTEAHRREYYTRLLAFLNKQLGGRTAK
- a CDS encoding DUF3817 domain-containing protein; amino-acid sequence: MRASSALSPMGRLFAVAAFLEGLTWAGLLLGMLLKYGTHTTEVVVWLFGRLHGAAFLFYVAVSVLAALRLRWPWWAWALSLLAALPPLVTVPLEMWFRRIGLLGQRTRRGG
- a CDS encoding S9 family peptidase — its product is MLTPLPMRHLLTALAIAALPALASAQVPSVTEADYARAERLTSYLAQPLVDHQATRIDWLDATHVVYVDHDATGNRLLQLDTATGKTAPLFKQSALVGSLNTLLKTGDKPLKADTFAPVVKRTADGRYRLNVRDTAVVCDTRARCSKLYAKDKAEPGVPSPDKRSEAFIRNWNLWVRDLASGQETQLTRDGVENFGYATDNAGWQHSDNAIVAWSPDSRKIATFQQDQRKTGDMYLVSTKLGHPELQAWKYPLAGDKDVTMIERVVIDVPTRSVLRLKLPPDQHRSTLCDDVSCSPGLWDDVKWAPDGKTLAFASTSRFHKQTWLRIADVATGEVRTAFDETAKTYYESGQVAANWAYLPGSNEAVWFSERSDWGQLYLYDLGTGKPKRAITTGEGNVTELLRVDPVTRTAWFVGVGRTPGVDPYYQQLWKVSLDGGEPVLLTPEVADHHIALSPDGARFVDTYSTSVTPPVTLLRDAGDGRTVSTIATADITRLKAAGWVPPEPITVKARDGKTTLYGLMFKPSNFDPARKYPVIDYIYPGPQTGSVRGRSFLAGHGDNQSLAELGFIVIAIDGMGTPWRSKTFHDTWYANMGDNTLPDQVAAIKELGQRYTWFDTSRIGIWGHSGGGNASTAAMLRYPDLFKVAWSESGNHDNRGYEDDWAEKYHGEHIVNKDGTSNYDDQANAGRAANLKGRLMLVHGTLDDNVPPYLTLLVADALIKANKNFDMLMLPNAKHGYGDLTPYVTRRRWDYFVQYLLGATPPAEYQMKPMPKN